One part of the Streptomyces sp. AM 2-1-1 genome encodes these proteins:
- a CDS encoding DUF4259 domain-containing protein, with protein MIRGVLKRAAGPPDFLGICDGGQAVGAAALVVAEHSDCDRPNCSNYSTSEPLLELPPRTLWLLAVQAALDRVVSNRSELSELWAEAANWSEWRQDIMRHHDVLDPLRSRHQGGALFEIRNRYDLESRTRKTWSPGREVSDRCAVHRNGLRRATISEGSELRGARQVRW; from the coding sequence GTGATCCGCGGCGTGCTCAAGCGTGCCGCCGGGCCCCCGGACTTCCTGGGTATCTGCGACGGCGGGCAGGCCGTGGGCGCGGCGGCTCTGGTCGTTGCCGAGCATTCTGACTGCGATCGGCCAAATTGTTCGAACTACAGTACCTCAGAACCGCTTCTGGAGTTGCCGCCGCGGACGCTCTGGCTGCTCGCCGTCCAGGCCGCCCTGGATCGAGTGGTTTCCAACCGGTCTGAACTCAGCGAGCTGTGGGCCGAAGCCGCGAACTGGTCGGAGTGGCGCCAGGACATCATGCGCCATCATGACGTCCTCGACCCACTCCGATCCCGCCACCAAGGAGGAGCCCTGTTCGAGATCCGCAATCGGTACGACCTGGAGTCGCGGACACGCAAGACCTGGAGCCCAGGGCGGGAGGTTTCCGACCGGTGCGCGGTACACCGGAACGGCCTGCGTCGTGCCACGATCTCTGAAGGATCTGAACTGCGTGGAGCGCGCCAGGTGCGGTGGTGA
- a CDS encoding ISL3 family transposase gives MEEVLLRLKELLFPSIADVAVLSVDVNIAIVRVDAQCTADGAACPVCGTWSNRFHGSYLRFPADVPSGGRRVVLQLKVRRFTCGNSDCARRTFVEQIPGLTRRHSQRTERLRSTLVSVGLALAGRAGARIADVLGVSASRSTVLRLVDALPEPEVAAPRVIRVDEYAARKSRHYGTVLIDIETRRPIDLLPDREASSLAAWLATRPSVEVICRDRAPFFAEGATVGAPQAVQVADRWHLWHNVSEAAERAVAQHRRCLRALVTPAPDPDPEPAPERDPSGSPWPTGHRFADRTRARHADVHALLEAGHSRRSVQRQLGMTWRTVKQLAEAKAPEELFTGQWQNRPSVLDDYKPYLDDRWNEGCTNAWKLWEEIVPLGYKGSYQRVRAYLHKKRTSPRPVVARPPSPRTVAGWILRRPETLPRPNSCCSKPCAPTAHRDRRAPQTRPRFRRPC, from the coding sequence GTGGAAGAGGTCCTGCTCCGGCTGAAGGAGTTGTTGTTCCCGTCGATCGCCGACGTCGCGGTGCTGTCGGTAGACGTGAACATCGCGATCGTGCGCGTTGATGCGCAATGTACGGCCGACGGCGCCGCGTGCCCGGTCTGTGGCACCTGGTCGAACCGGTTTCACGGTTCCTACCTGCGGTTTCCCGCTGATGTTCCCAGCGGAGGCCGACGGGTTGTCCTTCAATTGAAGGTCCGACGGTTCACCTGTGGAAACTCGGACTGCGCACGCCGTACCTTCGTCGAGCAGATACCGGGCCTGACGCGCCGGCACAGTCAGCGGACCGAACGGTTGCGCTCGACCCTGGTGTCGGTCGGCTTGGCGCTCGCGGGCCGGGCCGGGGCCCGTATCGCCGACGTTCTCGGCGTTTCCGCCAGCCGCAGCACGGTGCTTCGTCTGGTGGACGCGCTTCCCGAGCCCGAGGTGGCCGCACCACGGGTTATCCGCGTTGACGAGTACGCGGCCCGGAAGAGCCGCCACTACGGCACCGTCCTCATCGACATCGAGACCCGCCGCCCCATCGACCTGCTGCCCGACCGGGAGGCGTCCAGCCTGGCGGCCTGGCTCGCCACGCGGCCGAGCGTTGAGGTGATCTGCCGTGACCGGGCGCCGTTCTTCGCCGAAGGTGCCACCGTCGGCGCTCCACAGGCGGTCCAGGTCGCGGACCGCTGGCACCTCTGGCACAACGTGAGCGAGGCTGCCGAACGGGCCGTCGCTCAGCACCGCCGCTGCCTCCGCGCCCTTGTCACGCCCGCCCCCGATCCCGATCCGGAGCCTGCGCCGGAGAGAGATCCCTCTGGCTCGCCATGGCCGACCGGCCATCGTTTCGCCGACCGCACCAGGGCCCGGCACGCCGACGTCCACGCACTGCTGGAAGCCGGGCACAGCCGTCGCTCGGTCCAGCGGCAGCTCGGAATGACCTGGCGGACCGTCAAGCAGCTCGCCGAGGCCAAGGCTCCGGAGGAGCTGTTCACCGGCCAGTGGCAGAACCGGCCCTCGGTCCTCGATGATTACAAGCCCTACCTGGACGACCGGTGGAACGAGGGCTGCACCAACGCCTGGAAGCTGTGGGAAGAGATCGTGCCGCTCGGCTACAAGGGCAGCTACCAGCGCGTCCGCGCCTACCTGCACAAGAAGCGCACTTCCCCACGACCGGTAGTCGCCCGGCCGCCCTCACCCCGAACGGTCGCCGGATGGATTCTCCGGCGACCGGAAACCCTTCCCAGGCCGAACAGCTGCTGCTCAAAACCGTGCGCGCCCACTGCACACCGAGATCGACGCGCTCCCCAGACGCGTCCGCGCTTTCGCCGTCCGTGCTGA
- a CDS encoding TIGR01777 family oxidoreductase yields the protein MKIVIPGGTGQVGAILKRALDAAGHEVVILTRRPRREGEVQWNGQTLGPWTAAVDGSDVVINLAGRTVSCRYTAANLQEMMDSRVDSTRVVGAAIAGAARPPRLWLQMSTATVYAHRFDAANDEATGVIGGTEPGVPNYWAYSVEIAKAWEQAQQQAETPATRKVALRSAMVMSPDPGGVFAVLLGLARLGLGGPVAGGAQYVSWIHENDFVRAVEFLIDREDIAGPVNLAAPHPLPQRAFMRTLRSAWGAPVGLPATKWMAEVGAFALRSDTELLLKSRRVVPGRLTQAGFDFQYAQWPQAADELVRRVRKRVGDGSAARR from the coding sequence ATGAAGATTGTGATTCCTGGGGGCACCGGACAGGTCGGCGCGATCCTGAAGCGCGCACTCGACGCCGCCGGCCACGAGGTCGTGATTCTCACCAGACGCCCCAGGCGCGAGGGCGAGGTCCAATGGAACGGCCAGACCCTGGGGCCATGGACGGCGGCGGTGGACGGCAGCGATGTCGTCATCAATCTGGCCGGACGCACTGTGAGTTGCCGATACACGGCGGCCAATCTGCAGGAAATGATGGACTCCCGGGTCGACTCCACCCGGGTCGTGGGCGCCGCGATTGCGGGAGCTGCCCGACCGCCACGGCTCTGGCTGCAGATGAGCACCGCCACGGTGTACGCGCACCGCTTCGACGCCGCCAACGACGAGGCCACCGGTGTGATCGGCGGTACCGAACCGGGCGTGCCCAACTACTGGGCGTACAGCGTCGAGATCGCCAAGGCCTGGGAGCAGGCTCAGCAGCAGGCCGAAACGCCGGCCACGCGCAAGGTCGCTCTGCGCTCGGCCATGGTGATGAGCCCGGACCCCGGCGGGGTCTTCGCCGTCCTGCTAGGACTGGCCCGCCTGGGTCTCGGCGGCCCGGTCGCCGGTGGAGCACAGTACGTGTCGTGGATCCACGAAAACGACTTCGTGCGCGCGGTGGAGTTCTTGATCGACCGGGAGGACATCGCAGGGCCGGTGAACCTGGCTGCTCCCCATCCCCTGCCGCAGCGCGCATTCATGCGCACCCTGCGCTCCGCCTGGGGTGCACCGGTGGGTCTCCCTGCGACCAAGTGGATGGCCGAGGTCGGCGCGTTCGCTCTGCGCTCCGACACCGAACTGCTGCTGAAGAGCCGCCGTGTCGTCCCGGGCCGACTGACCCAGGCAGGCTTCGACTTTCAGTACGCACAGTGGCCGCAGGCCGCGGATGAGCTGGTGCGTCGGGTGCGCAAACGGGTCGGAGACGGTTCCGCGGCACGCCGGTGA
- a CDS encoding DUF6221 family protein: protein MTEELVKFLKARLDEEADLARRCDGDGDGCGEWSAHGHTVDFCQVDLSGFHPTIALHVALHDPARVLREVEAKRRILARPRPMAVPRPARPCLALHRPP from the coding sequence ATGACTGAAGAGCTGGTGAAGTTTCTCAAGGCGCGGCTGGACGAGGAGGCCGACTTGGCACGACGCTGCGACGGCGACGGCGACGGATGCGGGGAGTGGTCTGCCCACGGACACACGGTCGACTTCTGTCAGGTTGACCTCTCCGGATTCCACCCCACGATTGCTCTGCATGTGGCTCTGCACGACCCGGCCCGCGTCCTGCGCGAGGTCGAAGCCAAACGGCGCATACTGGCCCGCCCGCGACCCATGGCCGTGCCACGACCTGCGAGACCTTGCCTCGCCCTACACCGGCCACCCTGA
- a CDS encoding DUF2750 domain-containing protein — MSQSGSQAAAFFRDVRGNGVVWLVRDDDGSPTHLSADGTRSFPFWSTSLRAQRAANIWGRGLRVDSMPVDTWCDLVLPDAARDGLVIGINWSGPRLVGWSFTPREVLNRLADAS, encoded by the coding sequence ATGAGTCAGAGCGGTTCGCAGGCGGCGGCATTCTTCCGAGATGTCCGTGGAAACGGAGTGGTCTGGCTTGTCCGGGATGACGACGGAAGCCCGACTCACCTCTCCGCGGACGGCACGCGAAGTTTTCCCTTCTGGTCTACCTCGCTCCGGGCTCAGAGGGCGGCGAATATTTGGGGTCGTGGGCTCCGCGTCGATTCCATGCCCGTGGACACCTGGTGCGATCTTGTACTGCCCGATGCTGCCCGGGACGGACTCGTGATCGGCATCAACTGGAGTGGGCCGCGTCTGGTCGGCTGGAGCTTCACTCCCAGGGAAGTCCTTAACCGGCTGGCGGATGCCAGCTAG
- a CDS encoding helicase associated domain-containing protein yields MKARPRRAGGARTGAFERGLAALAQYAQRESTVVARSWSEELPDGTSVRLGVWLSNVKSRRATLTVEQLQRLAGLGLEWAA; encoded by the coding sequence GTGAAGGCGCGGCCACGACGGGCGGGCGGGGCGCGGACCGGCGCGTTCGAACGAGGGCTCGCCGCGCTCGCCCAGTACGCCCAGCGGGAGTCCACGGTGGTGGCGAGGTCCTGGTCCGAGGAGTTGCCGGACGGGACATCGGTGCGGCTGGGGGTGTGGCTGTCGAACGTGAAGAGCCGACGGGCGACGCTCACGGTTGAGCAGCTTCAGCGGCTGGCAGGCCTCGGACTGGAATGGGCCGCATGA
- a CDS encoding proline dehydrogenase, with translation MDAGLAALLGATVGSLATIGAAMVNGRATARSQFGQWRRQHRRDAYANYLGALHDRDIAMDAVLGALQPEIPDLRDVDEKVHHFVALARQVHRAVEVVILEGPPSIGEAADRVAHASGDLSNVMRRMVKNAHAGDSSQKAADTALAAERERALYQAVKGFRTAAGDVLGNTN, from the coding sequence ATGGATGCTGGACTCGCCGCACTGCTCGGCGCCACCGTAGGCTCCCTCGCCACCATCGGCGCGGCGATGGTGAACGGGCGCGCGACCGCACGCTCGCAGTTCGGCCAGTGGCGCAGGCAGCACCGCAGGGACGCCTACGCGAACTACCTCGGTGCTCTTCACGACCGGGACATCGCCATGGACGCCGTGTTGGGCGCACTCCAGCCGGAGATTCCCGACCTGCGGGATGTGGACGAGAAGGTCCACCATTTCGTCGCACTGGCTCGGCAGGTCCACCGTGCCGTTGAAGTCGTCATCCTTGAAGGTCCGCCTTCGATAGGGGAAGCAGCCGACCGTGTGGCTCACGCATCCGGCGACCTCTCCAACGTGATGCGGCGGATGGTGAAGAACGCCCATGCAGGAGACTCCTCCCAGAAGGCGGCGGACACCGCTCTCGCCGCCGAACGAGAGCGCGCCCTTTACCAGGCCGTGAAGGGCTTCCGCACGGCAGCCGGTGATGTCCTCGGCAACACGAACTGA
- a CDS encoding DUF6518 family protein, with the protein MRSSLSTVTLPLAVGLFVGVAGPLLESMDGQLSHAVSVTLVAGWMYSLLAFFAGLMAKSMKQSGVMGFASLFVTVLAYYVTKAIQGDFVAPDFSDPTGKATHFAWQDFLSMLVLWWAFALLFGSLCGFAGYYSRKAYHLGLRLACQLVVPVVIVCETTMRLSVEASRQDALVGNTWDITRMLAVAAIVALAGGTAFSARRRRAC; encoded by the coding sequence GTGCGCTCATCACTTTCGACTGTCACACTCCCGCTTGCGGTTGGGTTGTTCGTTGGGGTGGCTGGGCCACTCTTGGAATCGATGGACGGACAGCTGAGTCATGCTGTGAGCGTCACTTTAGTCGCTGGCTGGATGTACAGCCTATTGGCGTTCTTTGCGGGACTGATGGCTAAATCCATGAAGCAATCTGGCGTTATGGGTTTCGCGTCACTATTCGTCACCGTACTTGCCTACTACGTAACAAAGGCGATTCAAGGCGATTTCGTGGCGCCAGATTTTAGTGATCCAACTGGAAAGGCCACTCATTTTGCGTGGCAGGATTTCCTTTCTATGCTCGTATTGTGGTGGGCCTTCGCTCTTCTTTTTGGCTCTCTTTGCGGATTCGCTGGCTATTACTCGCGTAAGGCTTACCACCTGGGCCTCCGCCTGGCCTGTCAACTCGTAGTCCCAGTGGTAATTGTTTGTGAGACCACTATGCGGTTGTCTGTAGAAGCCAGCAGGCAGGACGCTTTGGTCGGTAATACTTGGGACATCACCCGCATGCTGGCCGTAGCTGCAATTGTGGCCCTAGCGGGTGGAACAGCCTTCAGTGCCCGTCGCCGACGTGCTTGCTGA
- a CDS encoding lactococcin 972 family bacteriocin — translation MKKPGKFALAAVSLATAAGALAVAAPAHATAAPQVHVYSVANGDTPPDVLTLPNGDKPTEWGAVSFQEGSGPLTRASVGGGTWNYGTSAAATGKHCYSNYIHPSVKHSASVAMAQLTDKDIQNADVWAKAVVTAGVAYTCNAYWGKY, via the coding sequence ATGAAGAAGCCCGGAAAATTCGCCCTCGCTGCCGTATCGCTGGCCACCGCTGCTGGCGCCCTTGCGGTCGCCGCCCCGGCCCACGCCACCGCGGCCCCGCAGGTACACGTCTACTCCGTGGCGAATGGCGACACGCCCCCCGATGTGCTCACCCTCCCGAACGGCGACAAGCCGACCGAGTGGGGAGCGGTTTCGTTCCAGGAGGGCTCCGGCCCGCTGACGAGGGCTTCCGTCGGTGGCGGCACTTGGAACTACGGAACTTCGGCCGCCGCGACGGGGAAGCACTGCTACTCCAACTACATTCACCCCAGCGTGAAGCACTCGGCCAGCGTCGCCATGGCGCAGCTCACCGACAAGGACATCCAGAACGCGGATGTCTGGGCCAAGGCTGTCGTCACGGCCGGCGTCGCCTACACCTGCAACGCGTACTGGGGCAAGTACTAA
- a CDS encoding DEAD/DEAH box helicase, with protein sequence MTGGIPLYPHQAEAVDAIVAGLGIRPGQQIPKNGLRGQVHAACGTGKTFIAAGAAQRISPHGRVLVLLPTLELLAQTVREWRSFGRSGSMVAVCSMDDDPRLYDLRVPSTTNPQQLALYYGSGPVTVFATYASLPVLVEAHEGAYGLPMDVWDLVCVDEAHRTSGSLGKAWAVVHDQEQLPAMRRLYLTATPRIWMERPRPRWRSEFPKESGAAGRRAPVDRLPKEMACSMSDERIFGPVLWVLDLSDAIGRGLLARYQIVVVELRDERLTLEKLYGEERFEEHVRGERLAVLQAALLETMAEHGLQRCITFHHRTVEANAFSAGLGRVAARLHVADPDRHPAEVWSGWLSGEHEPETRVRDLHRFGGRAGRAVMSNCRVLGEGVDCPSVDSVALIDPKGSAVDIVQAIGRALRQKPGQDKMATLIVPVFLGPDETPEDMPYSASYRPLLKVLSGLRAHDERAVEMLAAPQEDLHRTKPVSSWLGEAPEGDDAEEQRLLLRFGVHRDPALVARMVEYNLIEPEHANWRAGHRAAVAYREREGDLAVPYGHVEGGSGEFGSGEGGNGEFGIGEGGGGGGFPLGRWLSDQRRAMRAGTMLPGRAEDLEALGVVWDPVDAAWEENLGAAKAYFAAYGTLAAPVTAMIMDRPIGQWLANARKKNGLGKDPGRASRRAAVLAAIDPDWAPDWPVDWQRHYAALKGIVASGSMVGDVEPGAMVNGLDVGRWLGVQRNGWEALPGGQRERLVELGVRPPEPAAAVPARPRRALGGARAGAFERGLAALAQYAERESTVVVARSWSEELPDGTSVRLGVWLSNVKSRRATLTVEQLQRLAILGLEWAKAA encoded by the coding sequence ATGACTGGTGGAATTCCGCTCTATCCGCATCAGGCGGAAGCGGTGGACGCTATCGTTGCCGGGCTGGGAATTCGGCCCGGGCAGCAGATTCCGAAGAATGGGCTGCGCGGTCAGGTGCACGCGGCGTGCGGCACGGGAAAGACGTTCATTGCCGCCGGCGCGGCGCAGCGTATTTCTCCGCATGGGCGGGTTCTGGTTCTTCTTCCGACGCTGGAGTTGCTTGCGCAGACGGTGCGGGAGTGGCGGTCTTTCGGGCGTTCGGGCTCGATGGTGGCGGTGTGCTCGATGGATGACGATCCGCGTCTGTACGACTTGCGGGTGCCGTCGACGACGAATCCCCAGCAGTTGGCGTTGTACTACGGCAGCGGGCCGGTGACGGTGTTCGCGACGTACGCGTCCCTGCCAGTTCTGGTGGAGGCTCACGAGGGCGCGTACGGGTTGCCGATGGACGTGTGGGACCTGGTCTGTGTGGACGAGGCGCACCGGACCAGTGGGTCGCTGGGTAAGGCGTGGGCGGTCGTCCACGACCAGGAGCAGCTTCCGGCGATGCGCCGGCTGTATCTGACGGCGACGCCGCGGATCTGGATGGAGCGGCCGCGTCCGCGCTGGCGGTCGGAGTTTCCGAAGGAGAGCGGGGCGGCGGGTCGCCGGGCGCCGGTGGACCGGTTGCCGAAGGAGATGGCCTGCTCGATGTCGGACGAGCGGATCTTTGGGCCGGTTCTGTGGGTCCTGGATCTGTCGGACGCGATCGGGCGGGGGCTTTTGGCGCGGTATCAGATTGTGGTGGTGGAGCTGCGGGATGAGCGGCTGACGCTGGAGAAGCTGTACGGCGAGGAGCGGTTCGAGGAGCACGTACGGGGCGAGCGGCTCGCCGTGCTCCAGGCGGCGCTGCTGGAGACGATGGCAGAGCACGGGCTTCAGCGGTGCATCACCTTCCACCACCGGACGGTCGAGGCGAACGCGTTCTCCGCCGGGCTGGGGCGGGTGGCGGCCCGGCTGCATGTGGCTGACCCGGACCGGCATCCGGCGGAGGTGTGGTCGGGGTGGCTGTCGGGCGAGCACGAGCCGGAGACGCGGGTCCGGGATCTCCACCGGTTCGGGGGACGGGCGGGACGGGCGGTGATGTCGAATTGCCGGGTTCTCGGCGAGGGTGTCGACTGCCCGAGTGTGGACTCCGTCGCTCTTATCGACCCGAAGGGGTCGGCGGTCGATATCGTCCAGGCTATTGGCCGGGCGCTTCGACAAAAGCCCGGTCAGGATAAAATGGCGACGCTGATCGTGCCGGTATTTCTCGGTCCGGATGAAACTCCGGAAGACATGCCGTATTCGGCGTCGTATCGGCCTTTGTTGAAGGTTCTTTCCGGGTTGCGTGCGCATGATGAGCGTGCGGTGGAAATGCTTGCTGCTCCGCAGGAGGACCTGCATCGGACGAAGCCGGTGTCGTCGTGGCTCGGTGAGGCACCGGAGGGTGACGACGCGGAGGAGCAGCGGTTGCTGCTGCGGTTCGGGGTGCACCGGGATCCGGCGTTGGTGGCCAGGATGGTGGAGTACAACCTGATCGAGCCGGAGCACGCGAACTGGCGGGCGGGGCACCGGGCGGCGGTCGCGTACCGGGAGCGGGAGGGGGACCTCGCGGTTCCGTACGGTCATGTCGAGGGCGGGAGCGGAGAGTTCGGCTCCGGTGAGGGTGGGAACGGCGAGTTCGGCATCGGGGAGGGCGGGGGCGGGGGCGGGTTTCCGCTGGGGCGGTGGCTGTCCGATCAGCGGAGGGCGATGCGGGCCGGGACGATGCTGCCCGGGCGGGCGGAGGATCTGGAGGCGCTCGGCGTCGTGTGGGACCCGGTGGACGCGGCGTGGGAGGAGAACCTCGGCGCGGCGAAGGCCTACTTCGCGGCGTACGGGACACTGGCCGCACCGGTCACCGCGATGATCATGGACCGGCCCATCGGGCAGTGGCTGGCCAACGCGCGGAAGAAGAACGGGCTCGGGAAGGACCCGGGGCGGGCGTCGCGGCGTGCGGCGGTGCTGGCGGCGATCGACCCGGACTGGGCGCCGGACTGGCCCGTCGACTGGCAGCGGCACTACGCCGCCCTGAAGGGCATCGTGGCGTCGGGGAGCATGGTCGGGGACGTGGAGCCCGGGGCGATGGTGAACGGGCTGGACGTGGGCCGGTGGCTCGGCGTTCAGCGGAACGGGTGGGAGGCCTTGCCCGGAGGGCAGCGCGAGCGCCTGGTCGAGCTCGGCGTCCGGCCGCCGGAGCCGGCCGCCGCGGTTCCGGCGCGGCCGCGGCGGGCGTTGGGTGGTGCGCGGGCCGGGGCGTTCGAGCGGGGCCTGGCCGCGCTGGCCCAGTACGCCGAGCGGGAGTCCACGGTGGTGGTGGCGAGGTCTTGGTCCGAGGAGTTGCCGGACGGGACGTCGGTGCGGCTGGGGGTGTGGCTGTCGAACGTGAAGAGCCGACGGGCGACGCTCACGGTTGAGCAGCTTCAGCGGCTGGCCATTCTGGGGCTGGAGTGGGCGAAGGCCGCATGA